The genomic DNA GCTGGATCGAGATTCTGGGCGCCGGAATGGTTCACCCCGAGGTCTTAAGAAGGGTAAATTACGACCCTGAGGTTTATACCGGGTTCGCCTTTGGTATGGGGGTGGAACGTATTCCCCTGCTCAGATACGGCATTGACGATATCCGCCTCTTCTATGGTAATGACCTCCGCTTCTTGAAACAGTTCTAACTGGATGAGGAATCTCCTGCGAAAGTGACGAATACGGATGAAGATTTCACTTAACTGGCTTCGAGAGTTCATCAATAACTCCCTGCCTTTGAAGGAACTGGCAGATAAATTGACCATGTCAGGGATTGAGGTCAAGAATATCGAGTCTACTGGCAGGCTCTGGGACAAGATCCTGGTAGGGCAGATAGTTGCCATTGAACCCCACCCCAATGCTGACCGTCTCAAGCTGGCCACTATAGATTTCGGGAAGGGTCACTCCACAGTAGTATGCGGCGCACCCAATATCCAGGTCGGCAATAAGGTGCCCTTTGCGCAGATAGGAGCCCAACTTATCGACGGCCATACAGGAGAACTCTTTCAACTTAAACCAGCCATGATAAGAGGCACAGCCTCTGAAGGTATGGCCTGCTCTGAGAAAGAACTGGGGATCTCTGACAGCCATGAAGGCGTCCTGATACTCCCGCCGGAGGCACCGCTGGGTATTCCACTGGCCGACTACCTCGGCGACGCTA from Chloroflexota bacterium includes the following:
- a CDS encoding phenylalanine--tRNA ligase subunit beta produces the protein MKISLNWLREFINNSLPLKELADKLTMSGIEVKNIESTGRLWDKILVGQIVAIEPHPNADRLKLATIDFGKGHSTVVCGAPNIQVGNKVPFAQIGAQLIDGHTGELFQLKPAMIRGTASEGMACSEKELGISDSHEGVLILPPEAPLGIPLADYLGDAILDLEITPNRPDCLSVIGIAREVAAFIKQEIKLPPTEYTEEGPA